In Sphingomonas psychrotolerans, the following proteins share a genomic window:
- a CDS encoding AMP-binding protein, producing MSSVPVPQDDADRLWAERFWTRFYRPGVPATIDAELDSAGTMADLFERDALRYAERVGFVSLGSGRTYGAMLDDAKAFAAWLQSMGVQKGDRVALMMPNCLQYPAALFGTLFAGAVVVNVNPLYTAPELAHQLRDSGAVVLVVMDMFAATFASVREQTAVRQVVVASMGDMLGTLKGPAIGLMLRFAGQKPAPWPKGGMHRWKQVMRRARRLTFCRPEVAQGDLAFLQYTGGTSGVAKGAMLTHRNVVANVLQGRAWVLSQIHDDEVLTNVTLLPLYHIFSLTANLLMFMGWADATS from the coding sequence ATGAGTTCCGTGCCGGTCCCGCAGGACGACGCGGATCGGCTTTGGGCCGAGCGCTTCTGGACGCGCTTCTACCGTCCCGGCGTTCCCGCAACCATCGACGCCGAGCTCGATTCGGCGGGGACGATGGCCGACCTCTTCGAACGCGACGCGCTGCGCTATGCTGAACGCGTCGGGTTCGTCAGCCTCGGCAGCGGGCGGACCTATGGCGCGATGCTGGACGACGCCAAGGCCTTCGCGGCATGGCTGCAGAGCATGGGCGTACAAAAGGGCGACCGCGTCGCGCTGATGATGCCCAATTGCCTGCAGTATCCGGCGGCGTTGTTCGGCACGTTGTTCGCCGGCGCGGTGGTGGTCAACGTCAACCCGCTCTACACCGCGCCCGAGCTGGCGCACCAATTGCGCGACAGCGGCGCGGTGGTGCTGGTGGTGATGGACATGTTCGCCGCGACCTTCGCGTCGGTCCGCGAACAGACCGCGGTGCGCCAAGTCGTGGTGGCGTCGATGGGCGACATGCTCGGCACGCTCAAGGGGCCGGCGATCGGGCTCATGCTGCGCTTCGCCGGGCAGAAGCCGGCGCCGTGGCCGAAAGGCGGCATGCACCGGTGGAAGCAGGTGATGCGCCGCGCGCGCCGGCTGACGTTCTGCCGCCCCGAGGTCGCGCAGGGCGACCTCGCCTTCCTGCAATATACCGGGGGGACTTCGGGCGTGGCCAAGGGCGCGATGCTCACGCATCGCAACGTCGTCGCCAATGTGCTGCAGGGCCGCGCCTGGGTGCTCAGCCAGATCCATGACGATGAGGTGCTGACCAACGTCACACTGCTGCCGCTCTACCATATCTTCTCGCTGACCGCGAACCTGCTGATGTTCATGGGGTGGGCGGACGCAACATCCTGA
- a CDS encoding FAD-binding dehydrogenase — protein sequence MAPRETDVIVVGAGLAGLVAASEAVARGASVVVVEQEPEQSLGGQAFWSLGGLFLVDSPEQRRLGIRDSHDLAWQDWLGTAGFDRPEDKWPLRWAEAYVRFAAVEKRAWLRGLGISFVPVVGWAERGDGRAEGHGNSVPRFHIAWGAGPGVVKPFAELARAAERDGKLRFLWRHRVDALETEGGRVTGISGTRLAADDVQRGAASSRDAVGDFRLSARSVIVASGGIGGDLDLVRRNWPARMGTPPAFMVRGVPAHVDGRMIGIAQAAGAQLIHPDRMWHYVEGLRNWRPIWKDHGIRILPGPSSMWFDSRGDRLPPPFLPGYDTLGTLRYLLEGGNPYSWFVLNQSIIRKEFALSGSEQNPDLTSRSLRRTLRRVTSRSRAPEPVEAFKTHGEDFVVANDIATLVAGMNRVGEGTSLDPRKIEDSIVMRDRELGNRFSKDFQLMGIRNARFGLAERLMRTAPPRPILDPANGPLIAVRLNILTRKTLGGLETDLDARVLGADGEPIAGLFAVGEAAGFGGGGMHGYRSLEGTFLGGCLFSGRAAGRAMVQS from the coding sequence ATGGCCCCGCGCGAGACCGATGTGATCGTGGTGGGCGCCGGGCTTGCGGGGCTGGTCGCGGCGAGCGAGGCGGTGGCGCGCGGCGCCTCGGTGGTCGTGGTCGAGCAGGAGCCCGAGCAGAGCCTTGGCGGACAGGCTTTCTGGTCGCTCGGCGGGCTGTTCCTCGTCGATTCGCCCGAGCAGCGCCGGCTGGGCATCCGCGACAGCCATGACCTCGCGTGGCAGGACTGGCTGGGTACCGCGGGGTTCGATCGGCCCGAGGACAAATGGCCGCTGCGCTGGGCCGAGGCCTATGTGCGCTTCGCGGCGGTCGAGAAGCGCGCCTGGCTGCGCGGGCTCGGGATATCCTTCGTGCCGGTGGTCGGCTGGGCCGAACGCGGCGACGGGCGCGCCGAGGGGCATGGCAATTCGGTGCCGCGCTTCCACATCGCCTGGGGGGCGGGGCCGGGCGTCGTCAAACCCTTTGCCGAGCTGGCGCGTGCGGCGGAGCGCGATGGCAAGCTGCGTTTCCTGTGGCGGCACCGGGTCGATGCGCTGGAGACGGAAGGCGGCCGGGTCACCGGCATTTCGGGCACCCGGCTTGCTGCCGATGATGTCCAGCGTGGCGCTGCGAGTTCGCGCGACGCGGTCGGCGATTTCCGGCTGAGCGCGCGTTCGGTGATCGTCGCCTCGGGCGGGATCGGCGGCGACCTCGACTTGGTCCGGCGCAATTGGCCCGCGCGGATGGGCACGCCGCCGGCCTTCATGGTGCGCGGTGTGCCGGCGCATGTCGACGGGCGGATGATCGGCATCGCGCAGGCGGCGGGGGCGCAACTGATCCATCCGGATCGGATGTGGCATTATGTCGAGGGGCTGCGGAACTGGCGGCCGATCTGGAAGGATCACGGCATCCGCATCCTGCCCGGCCCCTCGTCGATGTGGTTCGACTCGCGCGGCGATCGGCTGCCGCCGCCGTTCCTGCCGGGCTATGACACGCTGGGAACGCTGCGCTACCTGCTCGAAGGCGGCAATCCATACAGCTGGTTCGTGCTCAACCAGTCGATCATCCGCAAGGAATTCGCGCTGTCGGGTTCCGAGCAGAACCCCGATCTGACCAGCCGCAGCCTGCGCCGGACATTGCGCCGCGTGACCAGCCGGAGCCGCGCGCCGGAGCCCGTCGAGGCGTTCAAGACGCATGGCGAGGACTTTGTCGTCGCGAACGATATCGCCACGTTGGTCGCCGGCATGAACCGGGTCGGGGAGGGGACGTCGCTCGATCCGCGGAAGATCGAGGATTCGATCGTGATGCGCGATCGCGAACTCGGCAATCGCTTTTCGAAGGACTTCCAGCTGATGGGGATCCGCAACGCCCGATTTGGCCTTGCCGAGCGGCTGATGCGCACCGCGCCGCCGCGGCCGATCCTCGATCCCGCCAACGGGCCGCTGATCGCGGTGCGGCTCAACATTCTGACGCGGAAAACGCTGGGCGGGCTCGAGACAGATCTCGATGCGCGCGTGCTCGGTGCCGATGGCGAACCGATTGCGGGGCTGTTCGCCGTGGGCGAGGCGGCGGGGTTCGGCGGCGGCGGGATGCACGGCTATCGCTCGCTCGAGGGGACCTTCCTCGGTGGCTGCCTGTTCAGCGGGCGCGCCGCGGGGAGGGCGATGGTCCAGAGCTGA
- a CDS encoding MFS transporter, whose protein sequence is MTAILARMPLRARGYASIVAAVTFIALLVSAGLRSAPGVMMLPLEMHFGWDRATISAAAAIGILLYGLVGPFAAALMLSIGIKRTMLAGLVLMSVSTFASLWMSEPWQYVLSWGVFSGVGSGAVASVLGAAVVNRWFATRQGLVMGMLTASTATGALVFLPLLAWLAEGGAWRPVALAVAIASACVIPLVLWFVPERPQDLGVRRFGETGEVAPPPLKQAATPALAFTALFRASRSPMFWLLFGTFFVCGLTTNGLIGTHLIAFCGDHGIAPVQAAGLLSLMGLFDLIGTTASGWLTDRYDPRKLLFVYYGLRGLSLLALPFLDFSASSLLVFAMFYGLDWIATVPPTVKLANVNFGERDAPIVFGWIMVGHQLGAATAAFGAGAIRAWAGTYTPAFLIAGAFGLVAAVAILAARIRTPQSALV, encoded by the coding sequence ATGACTGCGATCCTTGCCCGGATGCCACTGCGCGCGCGGGGCTATGCCAGCATCGTCGCCGCGGTCACCTTCATCGCCCTGCTCGTCTCGGCTGGGTTGCGCTCGGCACCGGGCGTGATGATGCTGCCGCTCGAGATGCATTTCGGCTGGGACCGGGCGACGATTTCGGCCGCAGCGGCGATCGGCATCCTGCTCTACGGCTTGGTCGGACCCTTTGCAGCCGCTTTGATGCTGTCGATCGGGATCAAGCGGACGATGCTCGCCGGGCTCGTCCTGATGTCGGTGTCGACCTTCGCCAGCCTGTGGATGTCCGAGCCGTGGCAATATGTGTTGAGCTGGGGTGTGTTCTCGGGCGTCGGCAGCGGCGCCGTCGCGTCGGTTCTCGGCGCGGCCGTGGTCAATCGCTGGTTCGCGACGCGGCAGGGGCTGGTGATGGGCATGTTGACTGCGAGCACCGCGACCGGTGCGCTCGTCTTCCTGCCGTTGCTGGCATGGCTGGCCGAAGGCGGCGCGTGGCGCCCCGTGGCGCTTGCCGTGGCGATCGCGAGCGCTTGCGTGATCCCGCTCGTTTTGTGGTTCGTGCCCGAGCGGCCGCAGGATCTTGGCGTGCGCCGGTTCGGCGAAACCGGAGAAGTCGCGCCGCCGCCGCTCAAACAGGCCGCGACGCCGGCGCTGGCGTTCACTGCATTGTTCCGCGCCAGCCGCTCGCCGATGTTCTGGCTGCTCTTCGGCACTTTCTTCGTCTGCGGGCTGACCACCAACGGGCTGATCGGCACCCATCTGATCGCCTTTTGCGGCGATCATGGCATCGCCCCGGTACAGGCGGCGGGCCTGCTCTCGCTCATGGGGCTGTTCGATCTGATCGGCACCACTGCTTCCGGCTGGCTGACCGACCGCTACGATCCCCGCAAGCTGCTGTTCGTCTATTACGGGCTGCGCGGACTCTCGCTGCTGGCGCTGCCTTTCCTCGACTTCAGCGCGTCCAGCCTGCTCGTGTTCGCGATGTTTTACGGGCTGGACTGGATCGCGACCGTACCGCCCACGGTCAAGCTCGCCAATGTGAACTTCGGCGAGCGCGATGCGCCGATCGTGTTCGGCTGGATCATGGTGGGGCATCAGCTCGGCGCAGCCACTGCGGCGTTCGGCGCGGGTGCGATCAGAGCCTGGGCGGGGACCTACACGCCGGCCTTTCTGATCGCGGGAGCGTTTGGATTGGTTGCGGCAGTCGCGATCCTCGCCGCACGCATCCGCACGCCGCAATCGGCGCTGGTCTAG
- a CDS encoding AMP-binding protein: MSWILKKERFTGMAGVNTLFASLLDDPDFRTRDFSALRLTIAGGMATHAEVAARWEAVTGKPLVEGYGLTECAPVVCIRPVDFSASGVMGYTGTVGLPVPSTQVRMRRADGSWAGLDEPGELCVRGPQVMQGYWGHPEESAVALSDDGWFATGDVGVMGEDGEVRLIDRIKDMILVSGFNVYPAEVEAVIATHPDVAEVAVIGIPDPVKGERIKAVVYPRGAGLSSEAVRAHCRAQLTGYKVPSIVELRDTPLPKSNVGKILRRELR; the protein is encoded by the coding sequence GTGAGCTGGATCCTCAAGAAGGAGCGATTCACCGGGATGGCCGGGGTGAACACCTTGTTCGCCAGCCTGCTCGACGATCCCGATTTCCGTACTCGCGATTTCTCGGCGCTGCGGCTCACTATCGCCGGGGGCATGGCGACGCATGCCGAAGTCGCGGCGCGGTGGGAAGCGGTCACCGGCAAGCCGCTGGTCGAGGGCTATGGCCTCACCGAATGCGCGCCGGTGGTGTGCATCCGCCCTGTCGATTTCTCGGCGTCGGGGGTGATGGGCTATACCGGCACCGTCGGCCTGCCGGTGCCCTCGACCCAAGTGCGGATGCGCCGCGCCGACGGCAGCTGGGCGGGGCTGGACGAGCCTGGCGAGCTGTGCGTGCGCGGGCCGCAAGTGATGCAGGGCTATTGGGGGCATCCCGAGGAGAGCGCTGTGGCATTGTCCGACGACGGTTGGTTCGCCACGGGCGATGTCGGGGTGATGGGGGAGGATGGCGAAGTGCGGCTGATCGATCGGATCAAGGACATGATCCTCGTCTCGGGCTTCAACGTCTATCCCGCCGAGGTGGAGGCAGTGATCGCCACCCACCCGGACGTGGCCGAGGTGGCGGTGATCGGCATTCCCGATCCGGTGAAAGGCGAGCGGATCAAGGCAGTCGTGTATCCGCGCGGGGCGGGGCTTTCGAGCGAAGCGGTGCGCGCGCACTGCCGGGCGCAGCTGACCGGGTATAAGGTGCCCTCGATCGTCGAGCTTCGCGACACGCCGCTGCCCAAGAGCAATGTCGGCAAGATCCTGCGGCGGGAGCTGCGCTGA
- a CDS encoding TonB-dependent receptor, whose product MAGFRIARAALVCGASPLAVLLAAGTALAQTAQPEPPAEAPATEEPAQENEIVVTGFRASLGSALNAKRAETSAIDVIKAEDIADFPDNNLAESLQRVPGVSINRVGGEGRAITVRGLSGSFTRVRINGMEAQAISGATTSDRGTNTGRGFDFNVFASELFNNLVVRKTADAETIEGSLGATVDLNVARPFDYKDFTLALGAQAGYNTLAKNIDPKFSGLISNTWETGIGRIGILASAAYSRRDYYEDQFGSGGWNPATVDGGFCSPVGTAPVSPALNPGQGTTATDCATGVPRPGPTDTNYALVNRSTVFLPRLPRYGRFHHDQKRLGVTGSVQWEPAPGIEIGGDLLYSDYKVFREENWLEGFSFARAIASPNFGKPQTAIREAILREAGTSHTQGANFGQTVYDIDYGVFDGVDVRSDTQYDRFRSRFTQYSLYGKFDVTDRLKLNFLAGKASTNYDQTQQTTFLFGRNNTRQTIDFREDRNQPTIGFGFDVTDPNQYTLAPGSAEIRAAPSFIDNVNKMIEGNFAWKATEGFALKGGVHVDRFDFSILPYQRANNFLVPTVSPSDLAGMTHLVEGFGEGMREGVFPSSWVAINYQDFAKRYGLDNYTGDFALIQNLGGTRRVREDVVSAFGQVDFDLSAAGAPIRGNVGMRYARTSLDSTGYAASISQFVTVHHAYEDWLPSLNLVADLTPRLLIRGAVAKVMTRPELGFLSPGANVVISGTPSVNSGNPLLEPIRATTYDAAIEWYFAPNSLLSAAYFRKDIQSYIQNQALQMTFNQTGLPASLLGTNSGLDPNVSVFTVNQARNTPGGPLEGFEINYQHAFTFLPGFLRNFGVLANYTHVKSTITYFLAASSSNTTERDLLGLSRDAFNGTLYYEDSKLSARISGSYRGPYIIALPANNPLQDLEGVDKSLIFDLSVSYQLTDKIKLSFEGLNLFDRRYRQYIDSDRDSTFVYSHTGAQFYLGAQFRF is encoded by the coding sequence ATGGCTGGGTTCAGGATTGCGCGTGCGGCGTTGGTGTGCGGCGCTTCTCCATTGGCGGTGTTGCTCGCGGCCGGCACCGCGTTGGCGCAAACCGCACAGCCAGAGCCACCCGCCGAGGCACCCGCGACGGAAGAACCAGCGCAGGAGAACGAGATCGTTGTCACCGGCTTTCGCGCGAGCCTGGGCAGCGCGCTCAACGCCAAGCGCGCGGAAACTTCGGCGATCGACGTGATCAAGGCCGAAGACATCGCCGACTTCCCCGACAACAATCTGGCCGAATCGCTCCAGCGCGTTCCCGGCGTCTCGATCAACCGCGTCGGCGGGGAAGGGCGCGCGATCACCGTCCGCGGCCTTTCGGGAAGCTTCACGCGCGTCCGCATCAACGGAATGGAGGCGCAGGCGATTTCCGGCGCGACGACGTCCGATCGCGGCACCAACACCGGGCGCGGGTTCGACTTCAACGTCTTCGCGTCCGAGCTGTTCAACAATCTGGTCGTCCGCAAGACGGCCGACGCCGAGACGATCGAGGGCTCGCTGGGTGCGACGGTGGATCTGAACGTCGCCCGGCCGTTCGATTACAAGGACTTCACCTTGGCGCTCGGCGCACAGGCGGGATACAACACGCTCGCCAAAAACATCGATCCAAAATTCAGCGGTCTGATCTCCAACACCTGGGAGACCGGCATCGGCCGGATCGGTATACTCGCCTCCGCCGCCTATAGCCGTCGCGATTATTACGAGGACCAGTTCGGCTCGGGCGGCTGGAATCCTGCCACGGTGGATGGCGGATTCTGCTCGCCCGTGGGCACGGCGCCGGTTTCACCCGCACTCAACCCGGGGCAGGGCACGACGGCCACCGATTGCGCAACCGGCGTGCCGCGTCCCGGCCCGACCGACACCAATTACGCGCTGGTGAACCGCTCCACGGTCTTTCTGCCGCGGCTGCCGCGTTATGGCCGATTCCATCACGATCAGAAGCGTCTCGGCGTCACCGGATCGGTGCAGTGGGAACCCGCACCCGGCATCGAGATCGGCGGCGACCTGCTTTATTCCGATTATAAAGTGTTCCGCGAGGAGAATTGGCTCGAGGGCTTTTCGTTCGCCCGGGCGATCGCTTCACCGAATTTCGGCAAGCCGCAGACGGCGATCCGCGAAGCCATTCTCCGCGAAGCGGGTACCAGCCACACCCAGGGCGCCAATTTCGGCCAGACGGTCTACGACATCGACTATGGCGTGTTCGACGGCGTCGATGTGCGGTCGGACACCCAATATGATCGCTTCCGCAGCCGCTTCACCCAATATTCGCTCTACGGCAAGTTCGACGTCACCGATCGGCTCAAGCTGAACTTTCTCGCCGGCAAGGCGAGCACCAATTACGACCAGACCCAGCAGACCACCTTCCTGTTCGGCCGCAACAACACGCGGCAAACCATCGATTTCCGCGAAGACCGTAACCAGCCGACGATCGGCTTCGGTTTCGATGTCACTGACCCCAACCAGTACACGCTGGCACCCGGCAGCGCCGAGATCCGCGCAGCGCCTTCCTTCATCGACAACGTCAACAAGATGATCGAGGGCAACTTCGCGTGGAAGGCGACCGAGGGGTTCGCGCTGAAGGGCGGAGTGCATGTCGACCGGTTCGATTTCAGCATCCTGCCGTATCAGCGCGCCAACAATTTCCTTGTACCGACTGTGAGCCCGTCCGACCTCGCCGGCATGACGCATCTGGTTGAGGGCTTCGGCGAGGGCATGCGCGAAGGCGTGTTCCCAAGCTCATGGGTCGCGATCAACTATCAGGATTTTGCCAAGCGTTACGGGCTGGACAATTACACCGGCGACTTCGCGCTCATCCAGAATCTCGGCGGCACGCGCAGGGTGCGCGAGGACGTCGTCTCGGCCTTCGGTCAGGTGGATTTCGACCTGTCGGCCGCCGGTGCTCCGATCCGTGGCAATGTCGGCATGCGCTATGCCCGCACTTCGCTCGATTCGACCGGTTATGCCGCGTCGATCTCGCAGTTCGTGACCGTACACCACGCCTATGAAGACTGGTTGCCGTCGCTCAATCTGGTGGCCGATCTCACGCCCAGGCTGCTGATCCGCGGCGCGGTCGCCAAGGTCATGACGCGACCCGAGCTCGGTTTCCTCAGCCCCGGCGCGAACGTCGTGATCAGCGGCACGCCCAGCGTCAACAGCGGCAATCCGTTACTCGAGCCGATCCGCGCTACCACCTACGATGCGGCGATCGAATGGTATTTCGCGCCCAATTCGCTGCTCTCTGCGGCGTATTTCCGCAAAGACATCCAGTCCTATATCCAGAACCAGGCGCTGCAGATGACCTTCAACCAGACCGGGCTGCCGGCGAGCCTGCTCGGCACCAACAGCGGCCTTGATCCCAATGTCTCGGTGTTCACGGTCAACCAGGCGCGGAATACGCCGGGCGGCCCGCTCGAAGGCTTCGAGATCAACTATCAGCACGCCTTCACTTTCCTGCCCGGCTTCCTCAGGAATTTCGGCGTGCTGGCGAACTACACCCACGTGAAATCGACGATCACCTATTTCCTCGCGGCGAGCTCGAGCAACACCACCGAGCGCGATCTGCTGGGGCTTTCGCGCGACGCGTTCAATGGCACGCTCTATTATGAGGACAGCAAGCTGAGTGCGCGTATCTCGGGCTCGTATCGTGGGCCGTACATCATCGCGCTGCCGGCCAACAATCCACTCCAGGACCTGGAAGGCGTCGACAAGTCGCTCATCTTCGATCTGTCGGTGTCGTATCAGCTCACCGACAAGATCAAGCTGAGCTTCGAGGGGCTGAACCTGTTCGACCGGCGCTATCGCCAATATATCGACTCGGATCGCGACAGCACGTTCGTCTACAGTCACACCGGCGCGCAATTCTATCTCGGCGCGCAGTTCCGGTTCTGA
- a CDS encoding glycoside hydrolase family 43 protein, whose protein sequence is MMKCLLAASASALVLLLSGAPATAQSAPAAKQLEIVQRIVAQPGRPPAEKERSAYLLAYFKDETHSLHFAVSADGYSFTDVNSGEPVLRGRDIAEQKGVRDPHIARGPDGAFYLAMTDLHIFAKREGLRSTEWQRDGDIHGWGNNRALIFMKSWDLVHWTHSSVRVDRLFPSTAQIGSAWAPQTIYDPEKRKMMVSYSTRNGKETDHMVYSYADAGFTTLTAPPRDLFRYPIPGKATIDGDITKVGDKYHLFYVAHDKPGNLRQAISRKINRGYAFNPAKIDPETVATEAPTLWRRHGTDTWVLMYDVYGAKPVNNMGFSETRDFVHFTNLGRFNEPGSPMKATNFSQAKHGAVVSITPAEMRRLQAWFEKR, encoded by the coding sequence ATGATGAAGTGTCTGCTCGCTGCGAGCGCCTCTGCGCTCGTCCTGCTGCTGTCCGGGGCGCCCGCGACCGCGCAGAGTGCGCCCGCCGCGAAGCAACTCGAGATCGTCCAGCGCATCGTGGCGCAGCCCGGCCGGCCGCCGGCGGAAAAGGAGCGCTCGGCCTATCTGCTAGCTTATTTCAAGGACGAGACCCACTCGCTTCACTTCGCCGTCTCGGCGGATGGCTACAGCTTCACCGACGTCAATAGCGGCGAGCCGGTACTGCGCGGCCGCGATATCGCCGAGCAAAAAGGCGTGCGTGATCCGCACATCGCACGCGGACCCGACGGCGCCTTCTATCTCGCGATGACCGATCTCCACATCTTTGCGAAGCGCGAAGGGCTGCGCAGCACCGAATGGCAGCGCGACGGCGATATCCACGGCTGGGGGAACAACCGCGCGCTCATCTTCATGAAGTCGTGGGACCTGGTGCATTGGACGCACAGCAGCGTCAGGGTCGATCGACTGTTTCCGTCGACAGCGCAGATCGGCTCGGCCTGGGCGCCGCAGACCATCTACGACCCCGAAAAGCGCAAGATGATGGTCTCCTATTCGACCCGCAACGGCAAGGAGACCGACCATATGGTCTATTCCTATGCCGATGCCGGGTTCACTACGCTCACTGCTCCGCCGCGGGACCTGTTCCGCTACCCGATTCCGGGCAAGGCCACGATCGACGGCGACATCACCAAAGTCGGCGACAAATATCACCTCTTCTACGTGGCGCACGACAAGCCGGGGAATCTGCGCCAGGCGATCTCGCGCAAGATAAATCGCGGCTATGCGTTCAATCCCGCGAAGATCGACCCGGAGACCGTCGCGACCGAAGCGCCGACCCTGTGGCGGCGGCACGGCACCGACACCTGGGTGCTGATGTACGACGTTTACGGCGCGAAGCCGGTCAACAATATGGGCTTTTCCGAGACGCGCGATTTCGTGCACTTCACCAATCTCGGCCGCTTCAACGAGCCCGGGTCGCCGATGAAGGCGACGAACTTCTCGCAAGCCAAACACGGTGCCGTGGTATCGATCACGCCCGCGGAAATGCGGCGCCTTCAGGCCTGGTTCGAGAAGCGATAG
- a CDS encoding MarR family winged helix-turn-helix transcriptional regulator, translated as MYMHHDSVKSPCVCTALRKAARAVSRVYDEALADCGMSTAQFAILRHVGRGEPLALSRLAEQLAMDRTSLYRALAPLEAKGWVGIAPGPGKSRLASLTAAGRAAMEGAEDSWQRVQTQITGTMGEAQRAALESALRTITSLARQESH; from the coding sequence ATGTATATGCATCATGATTCGGTCAAGAGTCCCTGCGTCTGCACGGCATTGCGCAAGGCCGCGCGCGCCGTATCGCGCGTTTATGACGAGGCGCTTGCGGATTGCGGGATGAGCACAGCGCAGTTCGCCATCCTGCGGCATGTCGGGCGCGGCGAGCCGCTCGCGCTCAGCCGGCTCGCCGAGCAACTCGCGATGGACCGGACCTCGCTGTATCGCGCGCTGGCGCCGCTTGAAGCAAAGGGTTGGGTTGGCATTGCTCCTGGACCCGGCAAATCACGGCTGGCTTCGCTGACGGCAGCGGGGCGTGCAGCGATGGAGGGTGCCGAAGATAGCTGGCAGCGCGTCCAGACGCAGATCACCGGCACGATGGGCGAAGCGCAACGGGCGGCACTAGAGTCCGCGCTTCGCACGATCACGAGCCTCGCCCGGCAGGAGAGTCATTGA